The nucleotide sequence TATCCAGCATTAAGTCCGgaccttgcaccgtcagattaatattttcctatttAGATATATGATGAAAATCTTCAATGGGAAAAATTTGTATCCAAAGGAGAAGTTGACAATGcattgcaacaattttttgcatctaagccCAAAGAGTAGTTTTAACAAGGTCTCAAAGAACTAACTGATCGTTGGGTTAAAACCGTAGAATACTAAAGGCTATACCTAGAATATTAATGGTTTCTTTTTccatgattatttaataaacaaagtgaaaattgGAAAGAGAgcggttttataaaaaatagttttgtgtCCATTTGATAGCTGGATAATGGataaaaacgattttaataaaaaaggaaataacaGGATTTACTATAGAATCTTAAATGTTATTACGGCAAAACCACTTTTAGATGTATCAAATGATAATATCTCGctatcaaaatcaaatttgttaGTAATGAAACAAACTGgttttctattcatatttatattatttatttatgataacAAATGTTAAAAACGTAATGGGGCTAACCAAATTGACAATCAGTTACCATCTAGCAactaatatatttatggttttgCTTTGACGTTTATTAGAGTAAATATTAATTCAGTTATAAAtacgatattattttttttatttcatacgaatatttcaaataaaatatctgacCAAAAATGGATTAAAGTTAATAAGATGCAATCAGATAAGtttgtttattagaaaaaattaatatgattatTCCTCATGAACTGGAAATAgattgaatgaataaatattattttatgaatatatatatatatgaattttttagaaCGTAAATTCTGGTTATCGCTATAAGAGGTCAAGGAGTCAAAACGGTGATAAAAACCAACCAAAAAACCACAGTAAGAAATCATTAGTTTTTACCACcataaaatgacaataaatCAGACTGGtagaacaaaaactaaaaaacaattttcacattaaaaactaattaaaggTATCAAAAGTTACATAGATACTTACGTGTTAAGCAAATTGTAAATAATccaaataaaactattgaaaatgccGTAATTCGCCAGTCGCGCTCCATTCTAACTACTAATTTAATATCacaaatttattgtaaatacaTGCGAATCAAAACGAAAGAAAACACTGAACGAGTTTCAAAGTTAATTTACTGATGACCCATCTTGATCTTTCGGTCAATCGTTGTTAGTTACCCAGCCAGCCTTGGAAACACCAGCGTCTGAAGTGTGGCTTAGCAGGAAACCCAACTTGCATGTAATTTTATGTGACGTATCAAAATATACTAGTCAGCAAATGATGTGTACTTCAGATATTTACcactatatatttcaaaaatattaaattatattgttcGAAGATAAATTGAACATTAtcaatttgcaaataaaaatggataatagaaaattaaaaacgaagGTCACTCTAAAACTTATTTACTGGCGAatctttagaaaatatatttatttaaacataccACAGAGTTCAATTTGTACCAAAAAATTTTCGCTTCTTTTTTAATGTATAATCGCGAAATTAATTACTGAGCTCAAGTAacgtttccttttttttcagCAGCTTAATAATTTCAGTTCCTTGTCCattataagtagaaaaataaaattatttgtaagaataaattcaaaagtaCCAGCGGCGCGAGTGGTTTCTAGTCCATCTAGCCCGGACGGCCGTCGGGAccttctaaaaaaatttttcaataaaaaaattagtcttacttttacttttaaaaagatGTTTCATCCACATGTTCAAAATATGGTTCGTGTATAAAATGAAAGTGGAAAAAAGTGAAACGTCAGTGAATTTGCTTATATTAATTATACAGTACgggtattttataatttaatagaaGCAGATCACAGACCTTTTCCGTGCAggatattttattcattagtaaagggttttccaataagaggtgttattttgaacagcccgctatttcggtaaatgtcacttttgaagctgtcattttttgacatttgacaagtagaaactacgccattaatgaaaatggaacgatacacgcttcaacaacgcattgaaattattaaaattcactataaaaacggtgaaagtttggcagagacggttcataaaactaaaacatttttgggtcgacgtgaagcaccttctcggaccgcaatacagaaattggtggaaaaatttgagctgttgagacaattagtgatgtgaagaataaaacccgtgcacgtcgcccaagaacaactgagaatattgctgctgtagcccaaagtgttgaagaaaacccaggtttgtccattcctcgtcgttctttggaattagccataccacaaacgtcattacaccgtattttgcatgaagacttgggtcttaagacctataaagttcagttaacacaagaactcaatCGGCCGATCGTCAACAAtgtcgtgtctttgctgattgggtccttgaaatgcatgaaaatgatccggaatttcatcgaaaaatcatcttaactgatgaggcccatttccaacttggtggttacgtcaataaacaaaattgtcgaatctggggctcggaaaacccaagagttattgttgaaaatcctctccatcctcaacgcgtgactgttttgtgcggtttatggtctgacggtgtcattggaccttactttttcgaaaatgaggctggagcaacagtggaatggattgcgctatcgagagatgattaatgattttttatggccggaattggatggtattgatttggacaacgtttactttcaacaagacggcgctacgtgccacacaagtaacgaaaccatcgatcttttacgggaaaaatttccggaccgtgttatctGAAGAGAGGATCAaaattggccaccgagatcttgtgatttaacatcttgcgactttttcctttggggccacgtgaaagataagatctacgccaacagtccagcatcgattcaagacctcaaagatggaattcgtgaggctatcgaggacatagggcagccgctttgcaatttggttacggaaaatttcatgaaaaggatatggtcctgtaagcgcagtcgtggcggccatttggctgatgttgtgttccattattaacggcataccttcctctttataatgaaataaacatccgatcatttatctcaaaaaatggcatttttctttgaatatcaaaataacacctcttactGGAAAACCCCGTATTGTTATTAGTGTGGGGTGTCGTGGTATCTTTCTaattgtaaaatacaatttttgaatcgaaccaaaaatttttatccaTAGAAATATAACCAAACTTAGACAATTCGTGCTATTTATTAATTACTCCGATGTTTGGAAGCACTTGTATGAAGTGAAAGTATTTTGAGAGAGATTTTTTCTGCAATAGgattcattaaaaatcaatacAGAAACAGGCTGATGGATTCTTCCTAACTGCGTCTTTTGAGGTTATCAACGACTGAGCTAGAGATGAGATTCAATATCCATCTCTAGctttcaatattccatctaccCATATCTTATGtaaaccatttaattgtgaaatatttagatGATCGGACCTGGTtgtcaaataaattgtaaatgaaaccaaaatattttacaaaatacttcatttaaacagcattttaacttcaagtatttatattttcttgtaaacaacaatatttgaatttgaaatgttagcaaaatgaaagtattttgcataatacttttgtttcattcacaatttgatgCGACAACTACCTtcgaacattttaaaattactggagttattttcaaatttcccgcgaaattagcatggatatgaaccttagatcaaatctttgattatagaaatcttttttcttggtacgAAGCCATTCCGAGAGATGTCACTAAAATCGAACTTtgtcgtcaaatttttatacagagtggcagatctatcgagtatataatctttgacTGAAAGACAAAACCTACGAACACATGCTTCTTTCAATTTCGCTAAAACAGCGAAACACAGTTAGTTGTGAAGGACTTTTATCACCAAATTGGGGATATTGAAATCGTAACGGGCACAAGTTCTTGTGactaattcaaatttcattgaCAAATCTTTTGTACCACTATTTACTCTGTGTTAACAGCGGCTCGCTGTATTCAAAGTTTACTACTTAACGATAGAGGTATTTAAAATACGGTGTTGCCAGCTTTTAACTCTTCTAGTTTCATagcatctcaaaatatacaatttcatatCTTATTTAAGATAGCGtcaaattaatttgataacGAATTATGTTAGAGACCATTCGAAATACCAATttcgattaataaaaaatagaaatttttaacaataaggtaatttaaatataataataatagtgcTATATCCAACTATAATCTAGCATTTATTGTGTTATTGCAtccaaaatatctttcaaatatttagagACGTCCGTATATACTGCTGGTCCTTTCCCACAGTCTTTTTTCCCATAAGAAACAATGCCAATTAAATAATAACGAAGTTCATGATGTCTTTTCATTAGTTTAATTGCACCACCTCCAGAATCCCCGTTACATGAATCTTttcctaaaattaaaataacgtCAAACTTTAAACCTAATCGGTACAAGAATATCTCTTAATACCTTCAGTTCCTATACACAATTGAAAATTAGTCAGACTACGTTTATATATTGCATCACATTCAGTTCTTTCAATTATCGGTAACGAAACATACATTAAGGTATCGGCTGTTGTGTACGTATCGCTATCTACATAACCCCAGCCAGCGACTTGCACTTTTCTACCAGTTAAATCTTTGTTAACTAAATGCCCTTGGGGTAAGCAAATAGGCCTCACGAAATCTGCAAATAATTAGATTagaaagtaaaaaagtaaagatATGAAGGTTGCAGGAACCTAAAGTATTTTAGTTAGAAATTTGATGCTTCGATAAATTTTCAATCTATTAAAAACGACTGCTTGACTGTACAGGAATGAAAACGGATTATAAAAGTAAAAGAAACCGAAGAAACTGCCCAATACTAAGTTTGTTTCTCTACATTTGCAAAACTCCAAAAACCTCAgtaaataaacgaaaatttatttattttctgtttgtttgTTTGGAGCAACTATGGAATCAATTATCGTATTCctttgattttctaaaaattgattCTCATATTTAATCTCAATATGCTCTTGGACATAAGGAAACGCCCTGTTTATAACTATGGTATTTTAATAGGTTTAATgattatcaaaaatgtattcaaaatataccTCAGTGTATTTAACCCTTTCGTTACTTTTGTagctaatttttcaaataataccaACTGTGgatttttagtcgaatttttcaaggaaaaattagacggtaggcatgactagaagaaaaatggggggcacatcatttttcccgtgttttgagacctcctgaacacgattatgatggtttttcgaatgtctgtagttcgaatgtctctcgagcaattgctatgggtccgatttggttcaaaattagcatacatggcttttttggcggcggattgattttattagagtttggttgaaaacaaatgaatatttcgaggtgTAGCAgtgcaaaaaagtggtttttgacctttgctcacctctgcaggtcaaacgaaaagcgactgaaaaatgaaatttcacatgtaggttcaattaatagcgagatgatttcctgtctaaggtcgaaactttccatctccacccctctccattttatgtttaactagagggttcgaacttcgcatgcaagtaggggtgatgttgaagaattgtctttctcaagttcaaagttttcttcttcagttcttctagcacaaaacgcccgaaatcattttgatcgttgtaattgttgaactggaccgcctcctatttaatgaataatacgagtaagatcgttgctagggtgattttttttacttccctttttcgaaatttcttgtcattatgacaattttttctttgttgtcaattggaattgaacaagagggttccagaccaccgggtctattaaaattatgaattttcattcgagagagagagagttaacttgtgaaatgcaaagttattgaggaatagcaaattttccatataaagaaataagattaataattgatatcatttccaagaaattcattttatggaaagatttgtttgtgtattagttaaattcttcattcgacgaaaaattcgactttcgtgatggagctctgctgctcacggctttttctatttttagtagCTGTTTTCGCGCAAATTCAGTTGGTTTTGTGaagtttttgtataaaatatttttttatcgctaTTTCTAACAAAAATGAGAGAAAATCAACTTATAATATAGAACACAAGCGcattcaaaattacattattttatataaatttaaaaactgaattaaaacTTCAACTTCATTATCTATTTTGACTAATTGTACACTTACCATCAATAACGGCTTCTTTTTCTAAACGAATTAAGCAAATATCATCTTGAGATGTGAATGGATCATATAGATTGAATatatattcagcaatctgaatATCTTGATAGGTGGTACAATATGTTTCCTCCTCGTCGCAATCGACATCCTGAGTTGAATCATATTCACCTAAACGAGCTCTAAAGCAACATGACAAATTCTTTATTGAGACACGTTAATATTGTCgcaatatattcagttttattatttttcgaacattaaaaaaataatacttaaaCCTCTATATTAACCATTAGGATAAGATAAAAACGAGCTACATTTGTACAATATTACGTTTAGGTAAACTTGCCCCTATACTTACACTTCCATGTCTGTTCCACAATGACCGGCGGTTATAacatattttgttgttattaaGGATCCGGCACAGATAAAAAAAGGTTCGATTTGGTTTTCCTCGAACACTCCTAGTCTCACTATCCATGGGAACTGTCCAATTTTGGATGTTTTACCTCCAACTATTCTACCCGTTATTGtttgataaattgtttttccaCAATCTTCAGATGGAAAATATTTCCAGTTTGGATGATCGTTTATAGATTCCAAACAATTTGCTAAAATTCCGTTTTATGTATTGAAAAACTGTTTGTAGAAAAACAAATGCATTCAGTAAACAATTAAAATCATGCTAAATAATATCTGATAATTAGTAAAagggaattaatttttttttggttttgttatcttttgcaaataattaaacGTTAGTTTTAGAGAATGCTTAAATTCCCAAATCCCAAACCTCAATGTTCATTGCTTGTATTAGAAATCCATAGATCAACCACATCCTTGGGTAAGAACACATTTCATAGATTCAACAATTAATCTTAACTCGGAATATGAATTGTTTAGAAGTAGAAGGGCTCAAATTCAAATAGAAGATAGACTAAAATTAAAGTTGGTGTTCTTCACACGTACAC is from Diorhabda carinulata isolate Delta chromosome 1, icDioCari1.1, whole genome shotgun sequence and encodes:
- the LOC130898761 gene encoding CLIP domain-containing serine protease HP8-like → MTYKICALLVFSIFFTEANCLESINDHPNWKYFPSEDCGKTIYQTITGRIVGGKTSKIGQFPWIVRLGVFEENQIEPFFICAGSLITTKYVITAGHCGTDMEVARLGEYDSTQDVDCDEEETYCTTYQDIQIAEYIFNLYDPFTSQDDICLIRLEKEAVIDDFVRPICLPQGHLVNKDLTGRKVQVAGWGYVDSDTYTTADTLMYVSLPIIERTECDAIYKRSLTNFQLCIGTEGKDSCNGDSGGGAIKLMKRHHELRYYLIGIVSYGKKDCGKGPAVYTDVSKYLKDILDAITQ